One genomic segment of Bradyrhizobium diazoefficiens includes these proteins:
- a CDS encoding PIG-L deacetylase family protein, with protein sequence MKTGLVVTAHPGDFVWRAGGAIALHAKKGYRMKIVCMSFGERGESQFAWKEKGATLESVKAGRKDEAERAAKLLGAEIEFFDCGDYPLKLTEAHFDRMVDIYRELNPSFVLTHALEDPYNFDHPNAAHFAQETRVVAQAMGHKPGAQYKYSAPPVFLFEPHQPEQCNYKPDLLLKIDEVWKEKYEAFQILAAQKHLWGYYERVALNRGIQGSRNTGVPMTYGEAYQRLFPTVAEELA encoded by the coding sequence ATGAAAACAGGTCTTGTCGTCACCGCCCATCCCGGCGATTTCGTCTGGCGCGCCGGCGGCGCCATCGCGCTGCATGCGAAGAAGGGCTATCGCATGAAGATCGTCTGCATGTCCTTCGGAGAGCGCGGCGAGAGCCAGTTCGCCTGGAAGGAGAAGGGCGCGACGCTGGAATCGGTCAAGGCCGGCCGCAAAGACGAGGCGGAGCGGGCGGCAAAGCTGCTCGGGGCCGAGATCGAGTTCTTCGATTGCGGCGACTATCCGCTGAAGCTCACCGAAGCGCATTTCGACCGCATGGTCGACATCTACCGCGAGCTCAATCCGAGCTTCGTGCTGACGCATGCGCTGGAGGACCCCTATAATTTCGACCATCCGAACGCGGCGCATTTCGCCCAGGAGACCCGGGTGGTCGCGCAGGCGATGGGCCACAAGCCCGGCGCGCAGTACAAATATTCGGCGCCGCCGGTGTTCCTGTTCGAGCCGCACCAGCCGGAGCAGTGCAACTACAAGCCGGACCTGCTGCTCAAGATCGACGAGGTCTGGAAGGAGAAGTATGAGGCGTTCCAGATCCTCGCCGCGCAAAAGCATCTCTGGGGCTATTACGAGCGCGTCGCGCTCAACCGCGGCATCCAGGGCAGCCGCAACACCGGCGTGCCCATGACCTATGGCGAGGCCTATCAGCGCCTGTTCCCGACCGTTGCGGAGGAGTTGGCATGA
- a CDS encoding mechanosensitive ion channel family protein has product MNWQALMADIDKMFGWIPSWFIGLGLVAGAMLLALFVYRVAVWLLCRAFGTRLPLIAVFIDRTSGPAQLALCLAAVALVLPLAPLDDTIRTPLMRLFVVAFIALIGWISIRIVDMSSARYLQNFRDVTENFIARKHVTQVRVFKRVTDTIIVIITVSAALMTFDSVRQYGVSLFASAGAAGIIVGLAARPLLSNLIAGMQIAITQPIRIEDAVIIENEWGWVEDIASTYVVIRLWDWRRMVVPLSYFIEKPFQNWTRDTASLIGVIGLHVDYRADVPRIRRWLEQAVKESKLWDGAVVNLQVIDADSRTIELRALVSARNAPQSWDLRCEMREKLIAFIRDEMPEALPRERAILIPSGGDDDAQFLRRPAAPEKMRANAHN; this is encoded by the coding sequence ATGAACTGGCAGGCTCTCATGGCCGACATCGACAAGATGTTCGGCTGGATACCGTCATGGTTTATCGGCCTCGGCCTCGTTGCCGGCGCAATGCTGCTCGCCCTGTTTGTCTACCGGGTCGCCGTGTGGCTGCTCTGTCGCGCCTTCGGAACCCGCCTGCCTCTCATAGCCGTATTCATCGACCGGACCTCCGGTCCGGCTCAGCTGGCGCTGTGTCTTGCCGCGGTCGCGCTGGTGCTGCCGCTTGCGCCGCTCGACGATACGATCCGAACGCCGCTGATGCGGCTGTTCGTCGTCGCCTTCATCGCACTGATCGGCTGGATCTCGATCCGGATCGTCGACATGAGCTCGGCGCGGTACTTGCAGAATTTCCGCGACGTCACCGAGAATTTCATCGCACGCAAGCACGTCACCCAGGTCCGCGTCTTCAAGCGCGTCACCGATACCATCATCGTCATCATCACCGTCTCCGCCGCGCTGATGACGTTCGATTCTGTGAGGCAATACGGCGTCAGCCTGTTCGCCTCTGCCGGCGCCGCCGGTATCATCGTCGGTCTTGCCGCGCGGCCGCTGCTCAGCAACCTGATCGCCGGCATGCAGATCGCCATCACGCAGCCGATCCGGATCGAGGATGCCGTGATCATCGAGAACGAGTGGGGCTGGGTCGAGGATATCGCCTCGACCTATGTGGTAATCCGGCTGTGGGACTGGCGAAGGATGGTGGTGCCGCTGTCCTACTTCATCGAAAAGCCGTTCCAGAACTGGACGCGCGACACCGCATCCCTGATCGGCGTGATCGGACTGCACGTCGACTATCGCGCCGACGTGCCGCGCATCCGCCGCTGGCTGGAGCAGGCGGTGAAGGAGTCGAAGCTATGGGACGGCGCGGTGGTCAATCTCCAGGTGATCGATGCGGATTCGCGCACCATCGAGCTTCGCGCGCTGGTCAGCGCCAGGAACGCGCCGCAATCCTGGGACCTGCGCTGTGAGATGAGGGAGAAGCTGATCGCGTTCATTCGCGACGAGATGCCGGAAGCGCTGCCACGCGAGCGCGCGATCCTGATCCCCTCGGGGGGAGACGATGACGCCCAGTTCTTGCGGCGTCCGGCCGCACCGGAAAAGATGCGGGCGAACGCCCACAATTGA
- the dctA gene encoding C4-dicarboxylate transporter DctA produces MTAMAIDKPRGRAWWKELWIQVLIAMAAGITLGIVSPEAGARMQPLGDAFIKAIRMLIAPIIFCTVVHGIAHMADMARVGRVAVKAIIYFEIMTTIALIIGLVAVNLLKPGVGMNIDPASINASAVEPYVKQTSVIGFVPFLMNIVPATFIGAFAEGNILQVLFISVLCGFALVQLGERAAPLVSLIDIAAKMVFAVVGFVMWAAPIGAFGAIAFTVGKFGVGSLASLGKLLGGFYLTCVVFIVIALGPVARLCGFSLLKLIRYIWEELLICIATTSSETVLPRMLTKLEKAGCEKSVVGLVIPTGYSFNLDGTCLYLAAASVFLAQATNTPLRLAEQIELLLILLVTSKGAAGIAGAAFVVLAATLSATGSIPVTSVALVLGIHRLMSQGLTPTNLIGNAVATIAIAKWEGALDGDRLKRVLDGEDQAAAAA; encoded by the coding sequence ATGACCGCAATGGCGATCGACAAGCCGCGGGGGCGCGCCTGGTGGAAGGAGCTCTGGATCCAGGTGCTCATCGCCATGGCGGCCGGCATCACGCTTGGGATCGTCAGCCCCGAGGCGGGCGCCAGGATGCAGCCGCTCGGCGATGCCTTCATCAAGGCGATCCGGATGTTGATCGCGCCGATCATCTTCTGCACCGTCGTGCACGGCATCGCGCACATGGCCGACATGGCGCGGGTCGGGCGCGTCGCGGTCAAGGCGATCATCTATTTCGAGATCATGACCACGATCGCGCTGATCATCGGTCTCGTCGCGGTCAACCTGCTAAAACCCGGCGTCGGCATGAACATCGATCCCGCCAGCATCAATGCCAGCGCGGTCGAGCCTTATGTCAAGCAGACCAGCGTCATCGGCTTCGTGCCGTTCCTGATGAACATCGTACCGGCCACGTTCATCGGCGCCTTTGCGGAAGGAAACATCCTCCAGGTGCTCTTTATTTCCGTGCTGTGCGGTTTTGCGCTGGTGCAGCTCGGCGAACGCGCCGCGCCACTGGTTAGCCTGATCGACATCGCCGCCAAGATGGTGTTCGCGGTTGTCGGCTTCGTGATGTGGGCGGCGCCGATCGGCGCGTTCGGCGCCATCGCGTTCACGGTCGGCAAGTTCGGCGTCGGCTCGCTGGCCTCGCTCGGCAAGCTGCTGGGCGGCTTCTATCTCACTTGCGTGGTCTTCATTGTCATTGCGCTCGGTCCCGTCGCGCGGCTGTGCGGCTTCTCGCTGCTCAAGCTGATCCGCTACATCTGGGAAGAGCTGCTGATCTGCATCGCCACGACATCGTCGGAGACGGTGTTGCCGCGGATGCTGACCAAGCTGGAGAAGGCGGGCTGCGAGAAGAGCGTGGTCGGGCTCGTGATCCCGACCGGCTATTCCTTCAATCTCGACGGCACCTGTCTTTACCTCGCTGCCGCCTCGGTGTTCCTGGCGCAAGCGACCAACACGCCGCTCCGCCTCGCCGAGCAGATCGAGCTCTTGCTGATCCTGCTCGTGACCTCCAAGGGCGCGGCGGGGATCGCGGGCGCGGCCTTCGTCGTGCTGGCGGCGACGTTGTCTGCCACCGGCAGCATCCCGGTGACGAGCGTCGCGCTGGTGCTGGGTATCCATCGCCTGATGTCGCAGGGGCTGACGCCGACCAATCTGATCGGGAACGCGGTTGCGACCATCGCGATTGCGAAATGGGAGGGCGCGCTCGACGGCGACCGCTTGAAGCGCGTGCTCGACGGCGAGGACCAAGCGGCCGCCGCGGCCTGA
- a CDS encoding TetR/AcrR family transcriptional regulator has protein sequence MVRKPTSKETARKPNMREAILAAAEELFATNGFNAVSVRDIAQAAGANPGSVTYHFKTKDGLLLEIYRRHCGPMNLRRSELLAAAKRVRDLQDRLEAIVRAYVVPAFTSGSDLAGGGARFTRLRAVMSAEGNEVARKIIAQTFDDTSHAFIDAIHDSLPHIPRTDIVWRSHFLLGALYYSLVTPDRVSRLSRGEADGSDPANAIEQLVQATVAAFQAPALDQAAPARRRTLASSKT, from the coding sequence ATGGTACGCAAGCCCACCAGCAAGGAAACGGCCCGCAAGCCGAACATGCGCGAGGCGATTCTCGCCGCGGCGGAAGAGCTGTTCGCCACCAACGGCTTCAATGCCGTCTCGGTGCGCGACATCGCGCAGGCCGCAGGGGCCAACCCCGGCAGCGTGACCTACCATTTCAAGACCAAGGACGGCCTGCTGCTGGAAATCTACCGGCGTCATTGCGGGCCGATGAATCTGCGCCGTTCCGAGCTGCTCGCCGCGGCGAAGCGCGTGCGCGATCTCCAGGACCGGTTGGAGGCGATCGTGCGGGCCTATGTGGTGCCGGCCTTTACGTCGGGCAGCGATCTCGCCGGCGGCGGCGCGCGTTTCACGCGGCTGCGCGCCGTGATGTCGGCCGAAGGCAACGAAGTCGCGCGAAAAATCATCGCGCAGACCTTTGACGACACCAGCCACGCTTTCATCGATGCGATCCACGACAGCCTGCCGCACATTCCGCGCACCGATATCGTCTGGCGCAGCCACTTCCTGCTCGGCGCACTCTATTATTCGCTGGTCACGCCGGACCGCGTCTCGCGCCTGTCGCGCGGCGAGGCTGACGGCAGCGATCCGGCCAACGCGATCGAGCAATTGGTGCAGGCCACGGTCGCCGCGTTCCAGGCGCCGGCGCTCGATCAGGCCGCACCAGCGCGGCGGCGGACTCTCGCAAGCAGCAAGACTTGA
- a CDS encoding DUF763 domain-containing protein — MTRRTGSADLPLHTGRVPPWLATRMASLGAIVTQAIVHHYGRDAFLQRLSHPFWFQSFGAVMGMDWHSSGITTSVIGALKRGLGPLQDELGIYVCGGRGQHSRKTPDELLQLGNRVGFDGAKLTRASRLVAKVDSAAVQDGFDLYLHGFFVTADGKWTVVQQGMNGDKRQARRYHWHSEALKSFVDAPHSAIDGPQQGEIVNLTDHRADVSRTAQLELLSDLGPDRILTEFQRLTGTTPEPAQAMLPHLVMPVHHDVRPKDVFARRLHGTLAAAAERGPVDFPELLLTPGVGARTVRSLAMVAEVVHGAPYRFRDPARFSLAHGGKDRHPYPVPIKVYDETIRVLKGAIQNAKLGRDEEMHAIKRLDDQARRLERSARGPSVEAYIAGERGVSPDLDGRSVFGWERDLVATKNRTG; from the coding sequence ATGACTCGACGTACCGGCAGCGCCGACCTTCCCCTGCACACCGGCCGGGTTCCGCCCTGGCTCGCAACCCGCATGGCCTCGCTGGGCGCGATCGTCACGCAGGCAATCGTGCATCATTACGGACGCGATGCGTTCCTCCAGCGTCTCTCACATCCATTCTGGTTCCAGTCGTTCGGTGCCGTGATGGGCATGGACTGGCATTCCTCCGGCATCACGACCTCCGTGATCGGCGCGCTGAAGCGCGGGCTCGGCCCGCTCCAGGACGAGCTCGGCATCTATGTCTGCGGCGGCCGCGGCCAGCATTCGCGCAAGACACCCGATGAGCTCTTGCAGCTCGGCAACCGCGTCGGCTTCGACGGCGCGAAACTCACCCGCGCCAGCCGCCTCGTGGCAAAGGTGGACAGCGCCGCCGTGCAGGACGGCTTCGATCTCTATCTCCACGGCTTCTTCGTCACCGCCGACGGCAAATGGACGGTGGTGCAGCAGGGCATGAACGGCGACAAGCGCCAGGCGCGCCGCTATCACTGGCATTCGGAAGCACTGAAGAGCTTTGTAGATGCGCCACACAGCGCGATCGACGGCCCCCAGCAAGGCGAGATCGTCAACCTCACCGACCACCGCGCCGATGTCTCGCGCACCGCGCAGCTCGAGCTGCTGAGCGATCTCGGCCCGGACCGCATCCTCACCGAATTCCAGCGGCTCACCGGAACGACGCCCGAACCCGCGCAGGCGATGCTGCCGCATCTCGTCATGCCGGTACATCACGATGTCAGGCCCAAGGACGTGTTCGCACGTCGCCTGCATGGCACGCTGGCCGCCGCGGCCGAGCGTGGCCCGGTCGATTTCCCGGAGCTGCTGCTGACGCCCGGCGTCGGCGCGCGCACCGTGCGCTCGCTGGCAATGGTCGCCGAGGTCGTCCACGGCGCGCCCTATCGTTTCAGGGATCCGGCGCGCTTCTCGCTGGCCCATGGCGGCAAGGACCGGCATCCCTACCCCGTTCCGATCAAGGTCTATGACGAGACGATTCGCGTGCTCAAGGGCGCGATCCAGAACGCCAAGCTCGGACGCGACGAAGAGATGCACGCGATCAAGCGGCTCGACGACCAGGCGCGGCGGCTCGAACGCAGCGCGCGGGGGCCGTCGGTCGAGGCCTACATCGCCGGCGAGCGTGGAGTCTCGCCCGATCTCGACGGCCGCTCCGTGTTCGGTTGGGAACGCGATCTCGTCGCTACAAAAAATCGGACCGGCTGA
- a CDS encoding tripartite tricarboxylate transporter substrate binding protein has protein sequence MGLSKKIAGVMLGAGLLLAANAARAADNYPSKPVHILVPYAAGGAVDVLARTLAQALAKTWGQQPVIDNRPGAGGIVASQALTQAAPDGYTLILVASGHPLNQFIYPSVPYDTFKDFTAITEVASSPLAIVVAKDSPYKTLGDLLTAAKKEPDKLSYGMSGNGTSAHLAGELLKYMSGTKIVAIPYKGGAPALTAVIAGEIPLSINPLAEAIGQLEGGPVRALAVTSAERSKALPDVPTIAESGIPGYDVSVWWGVLGPAKMPPEIVAKLETDLKAALQDANVLSTLGKIGAAPVGSSAKDFDAYMHAEASKWEPVLKAADIRAQ, from the coding sequence ATGGGTTTGAGCAAGAAGATCGCCGGCGTGATGCTGGGCGCCGGTCTGCTGCTGGCTGCGAACGCCGCGCGGGCCGCGGACAACTATCCGAGCAAGCCGGTGCATATCCTCGTGCCCTATGCCGCCGGCGGCGCGGTCGACGTGCTCGCGCGCACGCTCGCCCAGGCACTGGCGAAGACCTGGGGCCAGCAGCCGGTGATCGACAATCGGCCCGGCGCCGGCGGCATTGTCGCCTCGCAGGCGCTGACGCAGGCCGCGCCCGACGGCTACACGCTGATCCTGGTCGCGAGCGGCCATCCGCTCAACCAGTTCATCTATCCGAGCGTGCCCTATGACACGTTTAAGGATTTTACCGCGATCACCGAAGTCGCCTCTTCGCCGCTCGCGATCGTGGTGGCCAAGGACAGCCCTTACAAGACGCTCGGCGATCTCCTCACTGCTGCGAAGAAGGAGCCGGACAAGCTCTCCTACGGCATGTCTGGCAACGGCACCTCGGCGCATCTCGCCGGTGAGCTCCTGAAATACATGTCCGGCACCAAGATCGTCGCCATCCCCTACAAAGGCGGCGCGCCGGCGCTGACGGCGGTGATCGCCGGCGAGATTCCGCTCAGCATCAATCCGCTCGCCGAAGCGATCGGCCAGCTCGAAGGCGGCCCGGTGCGCGCGCTCGCGGTCACCTCGGCCGAGCGCTCCAAGGCGCTGCCTGACGTTCCGACCATCGCCGAATCAGGCATCCCCGGCTACGACGTCTCGGTGTGGTGGGGCGTGCTTGGCCCTGCAAAGATGCCGCCGGAAATCGTCGCAAAGCTCGAGACCGATCTGAAAGCGGCGCTGCAGGATGCCAACGTGCTGTCGACGCTCGGCAAAATCGGCGCGGCCCCGGTCGGCTCCTCCGCCAAGGATTTCGATGCCTACATGCACGCCGAGGCGAGCAAGTGGGAGCCGGTGCTGAAGGCCGCCGACATCCGCGCGCAGTGA
- a CDS encoding amidohydrolase family protein, which translates to MTTMYTPTIPPPDPNTRTPKFKLPKLSCDSHCHIFGPGARYPYAPDRSYTPPDAPLEDFRVLHAKLGVERAVIVNASVHGTDNTVALDAIAQSNGAYRAVANIDDTITERGLRVLHEGGFRGCRFNFVRHLGGVPDKRIFNRVIAMVAPLGWHIDLHFDAIDLPEYAGMLAELPLSYTIDHMGRVKASEGLDQLPFKILIELMQRDEKCWVKICGSERVSSAGPPFTDAVPFARKIVETAPDRVIWGTDWPHPNVKVMPNDGDLVDLIPLFAPEPEFQQKILVDNPARLFGFAP; encoded by the coding sequence ATGACGACAATGTACACGCCCACCATTCCGCCGCCCGATCCGAACACGCGCACGCCGAAGTTCAAGCTGCCGAAGCTGTCCTGCGACTCGCATTGCCACATCTTCGGGCCCGGTGCGAGATATCCTTACGCGCCTGACCGCTCCTACACGCCGCCGGATGCGCCGCTGGAGGATTTCCGTGTGCTGCACGCCAAGCTCGGCGTCGAGCGGGCCGTCATCGTCAATGCCAGCGTGCACGGCACCGACAATACGGTGGCGCTCGATGCGATTGCGCAGAGCAACGGCGCTTATCGTGCGGTTGCCAATATCGACGACACCATTACCGAGCGCGGGCTTCGTGTGCTGCACGAAGGCGGCTTCCGCGGCTGCCGCTTCAATTTCGTCCGTCATCTCGGCGGCGTTCCTGACAAGAGGATATTCAACCGCGTCATCGCGATGGTCGCGCCGCTCGGCTGGCACATCGATTTGCATTTCGATGCGATCGACTTGCCCGAATATGCCGGCATGCTGGCCGAGCTGCCGCTGAGCTACACGATCGACCACATGGGACGGGTGAAGGCGTCCGAAGGGCTCGACCAGTTGCCCTTCAAGATCCTGATCGAGCTGATGCAGCGTGACGAAAAATGCTGGGTCAAGATCTGCGGCTCGGAGCGGGTGTCCTCCGCCGGTCCGCCCTTCACCGATGCCGTGCCGTTCGCGCGAAAAATCGTCGAGACCGCGCCCGACCGCGTCATCTGGGGCACCGACTGGCCGCATCCGAACGTCAAGGTGATGCCGAATGACGGCGACCTCGTCGATCTGATTCCGCTGTTTGCACCCGAGCCGGAGTTCCAGCAGAAGATTCTCGTCGACAATCCCGCGCGCCTGTTCGGGTTCGCTCCATGA